The Nocardioides pantholopis genome window below encodes:
- a CDS encoding lactate racemase domain-containing protein, which produces MTRPGFVLEVDDRTPPLVVHEGLGFRLESFPLGTRVVYPPESLPTVPDVEAAIRDALLHPEDSAPLPELLFAGMRLTIAFDDLSLPLPSMKAPDIRGRIIEQVLTLAAEAGVDDVEIVAANALHRRMTAAELRHIVGERVFRSFYPQGLLYNFDAEDRDNLAHLGTTDHGEDIEISKRAAESDLLVYVNVNLVAMDGGHKSVGIGLASYKSLRHHHNPKTMVQSRSFMDHKKSAMHHSAWRIGRVIKDHVKVFQIETTLDNDVFPKPFDFFQKREWEWGVRDQGSMLAAKRGLAVAPQKLRHKLFHDMRSAYGLTGISAGEVEAVHEKTLERVHRQQVVEVQGQSDVLVLGVPYLGPYNVNSSMNPILATCMGLGYYFNSYRHQPVVRRGGAVILYHPLNEGFNQLHHPSYVDFYEEVLAESTDPAVIGEKYEQQFAEDEWYRHLYRTSHAYHGVHPFYMWYWAAHAMDHVDEVIWVGADRKVAARLGFRAASTLADALEMASGTVGTSPSITYLHNPPQLLADVR; this is translated from the coding sequence ATGACCCGCCCTGGTTTCGTCCTCGAGGTCGACGACCGCACCCCGCCGCTGGTCGTCCACGAGGGTCTCGGCTTCCGGCTGGAGAGCTTCCCGCTCGGCACCCGGGTGGTCTACCCGCCGGAGTCCCTGCCGACGGTGCCCGACGTCGAGGCCGCGATCCGGGACGCGCTGCTGCACCCCGAGGACTCCGCGCCGCTGCCGGAGCTGCTCTTCGCCGGCATGCGGCTCACGATCGCCTTCGACGACCTCTCGCTGCCGCTGCCGAGCATGAAGGCCCCCGACATCCGGGGCCGGATCATCGAGCAGGTGCTGACCCTGGCGGCCGAGGCGGGCGTCGACGACGTCGAGATCGTCGCCGCGAACGCGCTGCACCGGCGGATGACCGCCGCGGAGCTGCGCCACATCGTGGGGGAGCGGGTGTTCCGCTCGTTCTACCCCCAGGGGCTGCTCTACAACTTCGACGCCGAGGACCGTGACAACCTGGCCCACCTCGGGACCACCGACCACGGTGAGGACATCGAGATCAGCAAGCGGGCCGCGGAGTCCGACCTGCTGGTCTACGTCAACGTGAACCTGGTCGCGATGGACGGCGGGCACAAGTCCGTCGGGATCGGGCTGGCGTCGTACAAGTCGCTGCGCCACCACCACAACCCCAAGACGATGGTGCAGTCGCGCTCGTTCATGGACCACAAGAAGTCCGCGATGCACCACTCGGCCTGGCGGATCGGCCGGGTCATCAAGGACCACGTGAAGGTCTTCCAGATCGAGACCACGCTGGACAACGACGTCTTCCCCAAGCCCTTCGACTTCTTCCAGAAGCGCGAGTGGGAGTGGGGGGTGCGCGACCAGGGCTCGATGCTCGCGGCGAAGCGCGGCCTCGCGGTCGCGCCGCAGAAGCTGCGGCACAAGCTCTTCCACGACATGCGCAGCGCCTACGGGCTGACCGGCATCAGCGCGGGCGAGGTCGAGGCCGTGCACGAGAAGACCCTGGAGCGGGTGCACCGCCAGCAGGTCGTGGAGGTCCAGGGCCAGTCCGACGTGCTGGTCCTCGGCGTGCCCTACCTGGGCCCCTACAACGTCAACAGCTCGATGAACCCGATCCTGGCCACCTGCATGGGGCTCGGCTACTACTTCAACTCCTACCGCCACCAGCCCGTCGTACGCCGCGGCGGCGCGGTGATCCTCTACCACCCGCTCAACGAGGGCTTCAACCAGCTGCACCACCCCTCCTACGTGGACTTCTACGAGGAGGTGCTGGCCGAGTCGACCGACCCGGCGGTGATCGGGGAGAAGTACGAGCAGCAGTTCGCCGAGGACGAGTGGTACCGCCACCTCTACCGGACCTCGCACGCCTACCACGGGGTGCACCCGTTCTACATGTGGTACTGGGCGGCGCACGCGATGGACCACGTCGACGAGGTGATCTGGGTGGGGGCGGACCGCAAGGTTGCGGCGCGGCTCGGCTTCCGCGCCGCCTCGACGCTGGCCGACGCGCTGGAGATGGCCTCGGGCACCGTCGGCACCAGTCCCTCGATCACCTACCTCCACAACCCGCCGCAGCTGCTCGCGGACGTGCGCTGA
- a CDS encoding peroxiredoxin: MPDRPGLSLGGPAPDFTLRDQFGQDVTLSSFRGRKAVAILFYPYAFSGVCAGEMAGIRDRLDEFLTFDTEVVAVSCDSVFALRAFADTEGLNFPLLSDFWPHGEVARAYDVLDEISGSARRSSYVVDRAGNLRWSVHNAMPEGRDLDEHLRQLAAAAAAG, from the coding sequence GTGCCGGACCGACCTGGCCTGTCCCTCGGGGGACCGGCCCCGGACTTCACCCTGCGCGACCAGTTCGGACAGGACGTCACGCTCTCGTCCTTCCGCGGCCGCAAGGCCGTCGCGATCCTGTTCTACCCCTACGCCTTCTCCGGCGTCTGCGCAGGCGAGATGGCGGGGATCCGCGACCGGCTCGACGAGTTCCTCACCTTCGACACCGAGGTCGTCGCGGTCTCCTGCGACTCGGTGTTCGCACTGCGCGCCTTCGCCGACACCGAGGGCCTGAACTTCCCGCTGCTCTCCGACTTCTGGCCGCACGGTGAGGTGGCGCGCGCCTACGACGTCCTCGACGAGATCAGCGGCAGTGCCCGCCGCTCGTCGTACGTCGTGGACCGCGCGGGCAACCTGCGCTGGTCGGTGCACAACGCGATGCCCGAGGGACGCGACCTCGACGAGCACCTGCGCCAGCTCGCCGCGGCCGCGGCCGCGGGCTGA
- a CDS encoding zinc-dependent alcohol dehydrogenase: MMLALEMFRSLPRTVAGKAVGRRLPGILSGYAAPLRLVTLDPPKVDRPGWARLRTRLSGICGSDLGALSGQTSLYFSAVVSLPFVPGHEVVAELVEDCEDLPAGTRVVVDPVLTCAARGVEPCEGCASGATNRCSRITVGHLSPGLQTGFCKDTGGGWGQQLAAHRSQLHPVPEGYSDEQAILIEPMACAVHTALRAGVRENDRVLVSGAGSVGLFATFALRRLTAAGEIVVVAKHAHQREFAQEFGATEVVAPGEVLRRVRRSTGAFQVQPEFSSPYLLGGVDVAVDAVGSSQSLETALQATRAGGRVVLSGMPAPADLSAAWFRELEVVGTYASARHEPLLSGPYAGRSAFDVATELVGHDAVARLAKSVAAYPLHRWREALDHAHSAGRLGTVKVAFDPRSSQ, encoded by the coding sequence ATGATGCTCGCGCTGGAGATGTTCCGCTCGCTGCCGCGCACGGTGGCGGGCAAGGCCGTGGGGCGCCGGCTGCCCGGCATCCTCTCCGGGTACGCCGCGCCGCTGCGGCTGGTGACCCTGGACCCCCCGAAGGTCGACCGGCCCGGCTGGGCCCGGCTGCGCACCCGGCTCTCCGGCATCTGCGGCTCGGACCTCGGCGCCCTGTCCGGCCAGACCAGCCTGTACTTCTCAGCTGTCGTCTCGCTGCCGTTCGTGCCCGGCCACGAGGTGGTCGCCGAGCTGGTGGAGGACTGCGAGGACCTGCCCGCCGGCACCCGCGTCGTCGTCGACCCGGTGCTGACCTGCGCCGCCCGCGGTGTGGAGCCGTGCGAGGGGTGCGCGAGCGGGGCCACGAACCGCTGCTCGCGGATCACCGTCGGTCACCTCTCGCCCGGCCTGCAGACCGGCTTCTGCAAGGACACCGGCGGAGGCTGGGGCCAGCAGCTGGCCGCGCACCGCAGCCAGCTGCACCCGGTGCCGGAGGGCTACAGCGACGAGCAGGCGATCCTGATCGAGCCGATGGCCTGCGCGGTGCACACCGCGCTGCGAGCCGGAGTCCGGGAGAACGACCGGGTGCTGGTGAGCGGGGCCGGCTCGGTCGGCCTGTTCGCGACGTTCGCCCTGCGCCGGCTGACCGCCGCCGGCGAGATCGTCGTGGTGGCCAAGCACGCCCACCAGCGCGAGTTCGCCCAGGAGTTCGGGGCCACCGAGGTCGTCGCCCCCGGCGAGGTGCTGCGGCGGGTCCGGCGCAGCACCGGGGCGTTCCAGGTCCAGCCGGAGTTCTCCTCGCCGTACCTCCTCGGCGGGGTCGACGTCGCCGTCGACGCCGTCGGCAGCAGCCAGTCGCTGGAGACGGCGCTGCAGGCGACCCGCGCGGGCGGTCGCGTGGTGCTCTCGGGGATGCCCGCGCCCGCCGACCTCTCCGCCGCGTGGTTCCGCGAGCTCGAGGTCGTCGGCACCTACGCCTCGGCGCGCCACGAGCCGCTGCTGAGCGGACCGTACGCCGGGCGCAGCGCCTTCGACGTGGCCACCGAGCTGGTCGGTCACGACGCGGTGGCGCGACTGGCCAAGTCCGTGGCCGCCTATCCGCTGCACCGCTGGCGCGAGGCCCTCGACCATGCCCATTCCGCAGGCCGTCTCGGCACCGTCAAGGTGGCCTTCGACCCCCGCTCGTCCCAGTAG
- a CDS encoding HAD-IB family hydrolase has protein sequence MGGATVAERLAGQHVLVTGVTGFVGEALLHLMLTEVPGCRVSVLVRPKRTTTGAARVAKLLAKPIFAAPVADAGGVEELMAARVAVVEGDLADPPPLPPGLDAVVHCAGDVSFDPPVDQGFRTNVVGTRQLLARVDEAAAAEGGRDIHYVHISTAYVAGRRRGHVPEAPVDHDVDLEAELAWGLGQRTAVEHRSRGADELTRERRRAEREHSRAGMLTAAAATEEARRTWVKNELVRIGTERARSLGWTDCYTFTKALGERVVESWAATHRASIVRPSIIESALERPYAGWIEGFKMAEPLILAYGRGELPEFPASADTIVDIVPVDHVVAAIVAVLAHPPQAGAPAYFHVASGDRNPLTFRALYENVRGYFDAHPFSAGDRGAVRLPDWRFPGAQAVERLLTTSEKAYRAADYVLGHAPRSDRARDLARKLDQQGRRLAFLRRYLDLYHEYAQAELRFSDARTMELYRSLSPADQASFGFDTSVVDWQVYLQDIHCPAVTRPVRELDELRAARRRANRTGPRAVGENPRTAAFFDMDGTLLSSNVIETYLWMRLRELSGTERFAELGRIAARVPALVQAERRQRSDFLRTVYREYAGARLADLDAIADEHLASHVLSRLSPEAVRRIRQHRAAGQPTVLITGAIRPLTRPLAPLFDHIEAAELAVDADGICTGHLASSPLVGESRAAFMQGWAAEHDVDLAGSFAYADSHSDLPLLAAVGNPVAVRPDVSLYRHARRQHWTIVDWASPSGSARVLNPAGSR, from the coding sequence ATGGGTGGGGCGACGGTCGCCGAGCGGCTCGCTGGCCAGCACGTCCTGGTCACGGGTGTCACGGGGTTCGTGGGCGAGGCGCTGCTGCACCTGATGCTCACCGAGGTGCCCGGGTGCCGGGTCAGCGTGCTGGTGCGCCCCAAGCGCACGACCACGGGTGCCGCCCGGGTCGCCAAGCTCCTCGCCAAGCCGATCTTCGCCGCGCCGGTCGCCGACGCCGGCGGAGTCGAGGAGCTGATGGCCGCGCGGGTCGCCGTCGTCGAGGGCGACCTCGCCGACCCCCCGCCGCTGCCGCCGGGCCTGGACGCGGTCGTGCACTGCGCCGGTGACGTGTCCTTCGATCCGCCGGTCGACCAGGGGTTCCGCACCAACGTCGTCGGGACCCGGCAGCTGCTGGCCCGCGTCGACGAGGCCGCGGCGGCCGAGGGCGGCCGCGACATCCACTACGTCCACATCTCCACCGCCTACGTCGCCGGGCGGCGCCGCGGGCACGTGCCCGAGGCGCCGGTCGACCACGACGTCGACCTCGAGGCCGAGCTCGCCTGGGGGCTGGGCCAGCGGACCGCCGTCGAGCACCGCTCCCGCGGGGCCGACGAACTGACCCGCGAGCGCCGGCGGGCCGAGCGCGAGCACAGCCGGGCCGGGATGCTCACCGCGGCCGCCGCGACCGAGGAGGCCCGGCGGACCTGGGTCAAGAACGAGCTGGTGCGGATCGGCACCGAGCGGGCCCGCAGCCTGGGCTGGACCGACTGCTACACGTTCACCAAGGCCCTCGGCGAGCGGGTCGTCGAGTCCTGGGCGGCCACCCACCGCGCCTCGATCGTGCGGCCCAGCATCATCGAGTCCGCCCTGGAGCGCCCGTACGCCGGGTGGATCGAGGGCTTCAAGATGGCCGAGCCGCTGATCCTGGCCTACGGCCGCGGTGAGCTCCCCGAGTTCCCCGCCTCCGCCGACACCATCGTCGACATCGTCCCGGTCGACCACGTGGTGGCCGCGATCGTGGCCGTCCTGGCCCACCCGCCGCAGGCCGGCGCCCCGGCGTACTTCCACGTGGCCAGCGGCGACCGCAACCCGCTCACGTTCCGGGCCCTCTACGAGAACGTCCGCGGCTACTTCGACGCGCACCCGTTCAGCGCCGGCGACCGCGGTGCGGTCCGGCTGCCGGACTGGCGCTTCCCCGGCGCGCAGGCGGTCGAGCGGCTGCTGACCACCAGCGAGAAGGCGTATCGGGCCGCCGACTACGTCCTGGGCCACGCCCCCCGCAGCGACCGGGCCCGCGACCTCGCCCGCAAGCTGGACCAGCAGGGCCGCCGGCTGGCGTTCCTGCGCCGCTACCTCGACCTCTACCACGAGTACGCCCAGGCGGAGCTGCGCTTCTCCGACGCTCGCACCATGGAGCTCTACCGCTCCCTCTCGCCAGCGGACCAGGCGAGCTTCGGCTTCGACACCTCGGTCGTCGACTGGCAGGTCTACCTCCAGGACATCCACTGCCCGGCCGTCACCCGGCCGGTCCGCGAGCTCGACGAGCTGCGCGCCGCGCGGCGGCGGGCGAACCGCACCGGGCCCCGGGCCGTGGGGGAGAACCCGCGCACCGCGGCGTTCTTCGACATGGACGGCACGCTGCTCTCGTCGAACGTCATCGAGACCTACCTGTGGATGCGGCTGCGCGAGCTGTCGGGGACCGAGCGGTTCGCCGAGCTCGGGCGGATCGCCGCGCGGGTCCCGGCCCTGGTCCAGGCCGAGCGCCGCCAGCGCAGCGACTTCCTGCGCACGGTCTACCGCGAGTACGCCGGGGCGCGGCTGGCCGACCTCGACGCGATCGCCGACGAGCACCTCGCCAGCCACGTGCTCTCGCGGCTCTCCCCGGAGGCGGTCCGCCGGATCCGGCAGCACCGCGCGGCCGGCCAGCCCACCGTGCTGATCACCGGCGCCATCCGGCCGCTCACCCGCCCCCTCGCCCCGCTGTTCGACCACATCGAGGCCGCCGAGCTCGCCGTCGACGCCGACGGCATCTGCACCGGCCACCTCGCCAGCTCGCCGCTGGTCGGGGAGTCCCGGGCCGCGTTCATGCAGGGCTGGGCGGCCGAGCACGACGTCGACCTCGCCGGGTCCTTCGCCTACGCCGACAGCCACTCCGACCTGCCGCTGCTGGCGGCCGTCGGAAACCCGGTGGCGGTCCGGCCCGACGTCTCGCTCTACCGCCACGCCCGGCGCCAGCACTGGACGATCGTGGACTGGGCCAGCCCGTCCGGCTCGGCCCGCGTCCTCAACCCCGCCGGGAGCCGCTGA
- a CDS encoding potassium channel family protein: MTTNPTRVARWERRAEVPLLLLAVAFLVAYAWPVLDPRLDPDLRSFLDLVSWTVWAAFVVDFVARITLAEERGPYVLRHWYDVALIALPMLRPLRLLRLLAFARILHRAAVSSLVGRVGVYVGGTAVVAIALGAIAVLDAERADPGANITTFGDALWWATTTVTTVGYGDFFPVTFSGRVVGVTLMLVGISVVGTVTASVATWLISSVETKNRAEAEARAVEEGERAGTPGG, from the coding sequence GTGACGACGAACCCGACCCGCGTGGCGCGCTGGGAGCGCCGCGCCGAGGTGCCCCTCCTGCTGCTGGCGGTGGCCTTCCTGGTCGCCTACGCCTGGCCGGTCCTGGACCCCCGCCTCGACCCGGACCTGCGCTCCTTCCTGGACCTGGTCTCGTGGACGGTCTGGGCCGCCTTCGTCGTGGACTTCGTCGCACGCATCACGCTGGCCGAGGAGCGCGGGCCGTACGTGTTGCGGCACTGGTACGACGTGGCGCTGATCGCCCTGCCGATGCTGCGGCCGCTGCGACTGCTCCGGCTCCTGGCGTTCGCGCGCATCCTGCACCGGGCGGCGGTGAGCTCGCTGGTCGGGCGGGTCGGGGTGTACGTCGGCGGGACGGCCGTGGTCGCCATCGCGCTGGGCGCGATCGCGGTCCTCGACGCCGAACGCGCCGATCCCGGCGCCAACATCACGACGTTCGGCGACGCGCTGTGGTGGGCGACCACCACCGTGACGACAGTGGGCTACGGCGACTTCTTCCCGGTGACCTTCAGTGGTCGCGTGGTGGGGGTGACGCTGATGCTCGTCGGCATCTCGGTGGTCGGCACGGTGACGGCGTCGGTGGCGACCTGGCTGATCTCGAGCGTCGAGACCAAGAACCGGGCGGAGGCGGAGGCCCGGGCAGTCGAGGAGGGCGAGAGGGCCGGCACCCCGGGCGGGTGA
- a CDS encoding AMP-binding protein → MLTTLRSRASSGATAVRVLAGSGIVRPYSPRVLAGVLGTLRAWGTGPAGGFATVALREPDRPAIVDELGTLTYGELHRRANALARGLADLGVEAGDAVALMCRNHRGFVETSIAAARLGADLLYLNTAFAGPQLVEVLEREKPRVVVHDEEFTGLLAGADSGRRVLGWVDSAAEDLGEVPSLERLIDAHDGTDLDPPGRHSRIVILTSGTTGTPKGAPRKEPGVEAAISLLSRMPLRFGWRTHIAAPLFHTWGFAHFALAMLLGSTMVLRRRFDPEEALRVVEAERCESLVVIPVMLQRILDLPEDVLRRHPLPTLKVVAASGSALPGDLALDWMNHFGDHLYNIYGSTEVAYASIATPADLRAAPSSAGQPPWGTRVRIYDEQGRPVPADTSGRIFVANTILFEGYTGGGNKDMIDGLMATGDVGRFGTDGRLYVEGRDDEMIVSGGENVFPQEVEDCLARHDAVLEVAAVGVDDEQFGKRLRAFVVVKDGREVTEDDLKDWVRQNLARFKVPREVLLLDELPRNATGKVLKRELAQREE, encoded by the coding sequence GTGCTCACCACGCTCCGCTCACGGGCGTCCTCGGGCGCCACGGCCGTCCGGGTGCTGGCCGGCTCCGGGATCGTCCGTCCGTACTCGCCCCGGGTGCTGGCCGGCGTGCTCGGCACGCTTCGGGCGTGGGGCACCGGGCCGGCCGGCGGGTTCGCCACGGTCGCGCTGCGTGAGCCGGACCGGCCCGCGATCGTCGACGAGCTCGGCACGCTGACGTACGGCGAGCTGCACCGGCGGGCCAACGCGCTGGCCCGGGGCCTGGCCGACCTCGGCGTCGAGGCCGGGGACGCGGTGGCGCTGATGTGCCGCAACCACCGCGGCTTCGTCGAGACCAGCATCGCGGCGGCGCGGCTCGGGGCGGACCTGCTCTACCTCAACACCGCCTTCGCCGGCCCGCAGCTGGTCGAGGTGCTCGAGCGCGAGAAGCCGCGGGTCGTCGTCCACGACGAGGAGTTCACCGGGCTGCTCGCCGGGGCGGACAGCGGCCGGCGGGTGCTCGGCTGGGTCGACAGCGCCGCCGAGGACCTCGGCGAGGTCCCGAGCCTGGAGCGCCTCATCGACGCCCACGACGGCACCGACCTGGACCCCCCTGGACGACACAGTCGGATCGTGATCCTCACCTCCGGCACGACCGGCACGCCCAAGGGCGCGCCGCGCAAGGAGCCCGGCGTCGAGGCGGCGATCTCGCTGCTCTCCCGGATGCCGCTGCGCTTCGGCTGGCGCACCCACATCGCCGCACCGCTCTTCCACACCTGGGGCTTCGCGCACTTCGCGCTGGCGATGCTGCTCGGCTCGACGATGGTGCTGCGCCGCCGCTTCGACCCGGAGGAGGCGCTGCGGGTCGTCGAGGCGGAGCGGTGCGAGTCGCTCGTGGTGATCCCGGTGATGCTGCAGCGGATCCTGGACCTGCCCGAGGACGTCCTGCGCCGCCACCCGCTGCCGACCCTGAAGGTGGTCGCGGCGTCCGGCTCGGCGCTGCCGGGGGACCTCGCGCTGGACTGGATGAACCACTTCGGCGACCACCTGTACAACATCTACGGCTCCACCGAGGTCGCCTACGCCTCGATCGCCACGCCCGCCGACCTGCGGGCGGCGCCCTCATCGGCCGGACAGCCGCCGTGGGGGACCCGGGTGCGGATCTACGACGAGCAGGGCCGGCCGGTGCCGGCGGACACCTCGGGCCGGATCTTCGTCGCGAACACGATCCTCTTCGAGGGCTACACCGGCGGCGGCAACAAGGACATGATCGACGGCCTGATGGCGACCGGCGACGTCGGCCGCTTCGGGACCGACGGCCGTCTCTACGTCGAGGGCCGCGACGACGAGATGATCGTCTCCGGCGGCGAGAACGTCTTCCCCCAGGAGGTCGAGGACTGCCTGGCTCGCCACGACGCCGTCCTCGAGGTCGCCGCCGTGGGCGTCGACGACGAGCAGTTCGGCAAGCGGCTGCGCGCCTTCGTGGTCGTCAAGGACGGTCGGGAGGTGACCGAGGACGACCTCAAGGACTGGGTCCGGCAGAATCTGGCGCGATTCAAGGTGCCGCGCGAGGTGCTGCTGCTCGACGAGCTGCCGCGCAACGCCACGGGCAAGGTGCTCAAGCGCGAGCTCGCGCAGCGGGAGGAGTAG
- a CDS encoding DUF3052 domain-containing protein, which produces MSSTAGGGSTQTGATESPAARLGFKAGMVIQELGWDNDTDDGLRVSIEDTIDADMVDGGYGNVVDAVLLWWRKDDGDLVDGLVDALTDLVGGGAIWLLTPKVGRAGAVDPADVTEAAPIAGLSQTTTAAVSKDWAATRLVAPKTPA; this is translated from the coding sequence GTGAGCTCGACCGCGGGTGGCGGGTCCACCCAGACAGGCGCCACCGAAAGTCCCGCTGCGAGGCTGGGCTTCAAGGCCGGCATGGTCATCCAGGAGCTCGGCTGGGACAACGACACCGACGACGGCTTGCGGGTCTCGATCGAGGACACGATCGACGCCGACATGGTCGACGGCGGCTACGGCAACGTGGTCGACGCGGTCCTGCTCTGGTGGCGCAAGGACGACGGTGACCTGGTCGACGGTCTCGTCGACGCCCTCACCGACCTCGTCGGCGGCGGCGCCATCTGGCTGCTGACCCCCAAGGTCGGCCGGGCCGGCGCCGTGGACCCCGCCGACGTGACGGAGGCGGCGCCCATCGCGGGCCTGTCGCAGACCACGACCGCGGCGGTCAGCAAGGACTGGGCCGCGACCCGACTCGTCGCTCCGAAGACTCCCGCCTGA